The DNA segment ACTTGGTCGGCTATCAGAATATGATAATATTATATTAGGCCGCGTGGACAAATTCTCAACGGTCGGAAGAATTTTCTAACAATTTATGTTGCAACGAGATGTAGTTTTGTCATTGTTCATCCGTGACAACATACAGGTCGGACGAAATGCCTCTCGCAGTTCGCGAGGAGCTAAAAAAATTAACAACCTATATCGCACTGAGGTAGGAAGCCACCGAGGGCGTCCGGTTGGAAACCTTGACGCTACGCTCAATGGGATTTGGTGGATATTGTGCACGGGCTCGATTTGGAATCAGTTGCCTGAACGTTATGGAAAATGGAACAGTGTTTGGCGGTGTTTTCGCCGCTGGTGTGGTTCAGGCATGTGGGGATGGATTCTGCAGAATCTTACGGAACAGCACTCTGACTACGAAATCGCCTTGATGCTGGACGGCTCCCATATCAAGGCTCATCAGGACGCTTCCCGGAGTCCCTTAGATTCTGAACAACAAAAACTTGGAAAAACCAAAGGTGGCAGAAATACAAAACTCTCTGCTGTGGTAAATCTTGCCGGAAGAGCCGTTTCCCTTGTCTTGGTTCCCGGCAATGAACACGACAGTGTCAGTGCCATCGAAACCCTTCCCAAGAACTTGAAAGCCAAGTTCGTT comes from the Puniceicoccus vermicola genome and includes:
- a CDS encoding IS5 family transposase, whose translation is MLQRDVVLSLFIRDNIQVGRNASRSSRGAKKINNLYRTEVGSHRGRPVGNLDATLNGIWWILCTGSIWNQLPERYGKWNSVWRCFRRWCGSGMWGWILQNLTEQHSDYEIALMLDGSHIKAHQDASRSPLDSEQQKLGKTKGGRNTKLSAVVNLAGRAVSLVLVPGNEHDSVSAIETLPKNLKAKFVLADKAYDANRIRSHIESAGGFCVIPPKANRKETISYDKEIGRLRRIVENFFCRIKSYRRVATRYEQLP